The following coding sequences lie in one Arachis hypogaea cultivar Tifrunner chromosome 9, arahy.Tifrunner.gnm2.J5K5, whole genome shotgun sequence genomic window:
- the LOC112709427 gene encoding monocopper oxidase-like protein SKU5, translating into MLINGKGPYLNPVSKSYETLNVTQGKTYLLRISNVGTFWSFNFRIQNHDMVLVETEGSYVNQLTLKSLDVHVGQSYSVLVTANQDSSAEYYMVASPKLLRDTTNPISLVGVAILHYDNSTIKPNGPLPKGPDPFDLEFSINQAKSIRWNLSTGAARPNPQGTFNVTNVTIVETFILKASMAKINHSSSPRYAVNNVSYLTPDTPLKLADFLVNGSGVYVLDAFPINTSNTNAVSGVFVASAIYKGWTEIVIKNTLDTIDSWHLDGYSFFVVGMGEGEWRAESRSSYNLYDPVARSTVQVFPGGWSALYVYPDNPGMWNLRSQNLNNWFLGEELYVRVYDPDPNPAKEKSPPQNLLLCGKFQPPSPAPSVAPTPSPSSNANTPHTPRSLFAIITTAICFFFIGLH; encoded by the exons ATGCTAATAAATGGAAAAGGACCATATCTGAACCCTGTTTCAAAATCATATGAGACCTTGAATGTTACACAAG GTAAAACATATCTGCTTAGGATATCAAATGTAGGGACATTTTGGAGCTTCAATTTCAGGATTCAGAACCATGATATGGTTTTGGTTGAAACTGAAGGATCTTATGTTAATCAACTAACATTGAAGTCTCTTGATGTTCATGTTGGCCAATCCTACTCTGTCCTTGTCACTGCAAACCAAGATTCTTCTGCTGAATACTACATGGTCGCGTCGCCTAAACTGCTTCGCGACACAACAAATCCTATCTCGCTCGTTGGTGTCGCCATACTTCACTATGATAACTCAACCATAAAGCCTAATGGACCTCTTCCTAAGGGTCCAGATCCTTTTGATCTAGAATTTTCCATCAATCAAGCAAAATCTATTAG GTGGAATCTTAGCACCGGTGCGGCCAGGCCTAATCCACAGGGAACCTTCAACGTTACAAATGTGACAATAGTAGAGACTTTCATTCTAAAGGCATCGATGGCGAAGATAAACCATTCTTCTTCGCCTCGCTATGCTGTAAACAATGTGTCTTACTTAACACCGGATACACCATTGAAGCTTGCTGATTTTCTTGTCAATGGTTCTGGAGTGTATGTTCTGGACGCTTTTCCCATTAACACTTCAAATACCAATGCTGTTAGTGGAGTTTTCGTGGCCAGCGCCATATATAAAGGGTGGACAGAGATAGTGATCAAGAACACCTTGGACACCATCGATTCTTGGCATTTGGATGGATATAGCTTTTTTGTTGTTGG AATGGGAGAAGGAGAATGGAGAGCAGAATCACGGTCAAGTTACAACTTGTATGACCCCGTAGCGAGATCAACGGTGCAGGTGTTCCCAGGAGGGTGGAGTGCATTGTATGTGTACCCTGATAACCCTGGAATGTGGAACTTGAGATCACAGAACTTGAACAACTGGTTCTTGGGTGAAGAGCTCTATGTTAGAGTTTATGATCCTGATCCTAACCCTGCCAAAGAGAAGTCACCGCCACAAAATCTCCTACTATGTG GGAAGTTTCAGCCACCAAGTCCAGCTCCGTCAGTGGCACCAACACCATCCCCATCATCCAACGCAAACACTCCACATACACCAAG GTCTCTTTTTGCTATCATCACCACTGCCATATGTTTCTTCTTCATTGGTCTCCATTGA